A segment of the Excalfactoria chinensis isolate bCotChi1 chromosome Z, bCotChi1.hap2, whole genome shotgun sequence genome:
GCTTCCTAATGGGATTAGTAGTTTTTTGTTCATCATGCCGCTTTTGACATTCCTTAGGTATTCTGTCTGGTAGCTCTTCCTGCTATGATTCAGTACAGGAGAATGTTTCAAGCATGtgcatatgtacatatgtaatGAATCAGCTGGACTAGATTGGGGAAGGGTGAGAAAATCAGCCTtggttccttttctttctcctctgacTTACTTGCTTACTGTATTGCTGTGGAAGTTGGAGATCAGGTTTCCCAAGACAAACCTGCTCTTGGGCAACAAATTTAGAGTATGTCATTTATGAAACTCAtcttacaaaaaataaacacatgccAGAGGTACATGCAATTCTCTGTCCAGTCATCTAcaaattaagcttttttttttttttatccccccCCCTCATCTTATAGTGAATAATAGATACCCTTCTTGttatgtaaaaagaaaatgaattaaactcTCATTAAtgtcatttatatatatatatatatattttctttgtttgtagGTGTGGAAGATGTCAGTCAGCATGCATGAAAATCGCAAATCTAGGGCCAGTACTGGCTCcataaacatatatttattcCACAAGTCATCCTATGCTGATAGTGTCCTGACTCACCTGAACCTTCTGCGTCAGCAGCGTCTCTTTACAGACGTTCTTCTCCATGCTGGGAACAGGTCGTTCCCCTGCCACAGAGCTGtcctggctgcctgcagccgCTACTTTGAAGCAATGTTCAGCGGAGGACTGAAAGAGAGCCAGGACAGCGAAGTCAACTTCCATAACTCCATCCACCCAGAGGTCTTGGAGCTGCTTCTGGACTATGCGTATTCCTCCAGGGTTATCATCAATGAGGAGAACGCAGAGTCGCTGCTGGAGGCCGGCGACATGCTAGAGTTCCAGGACATCAGGGATGCTTGTGCAGAGTTTCTGGAGAAAAACCTTCATCCTACCAACTGTCTTggcatgctgctgctgtcagatgCTCACCAGTGCACCAAGCTTTATGAGCTCTCTTGGAGGATGTGCCTTAGCAACTTCCAGAGTATCAGTAAAAGCGAAGACTTCCTCCAGCTGCCAAAAGACATGGTAGTGCAGCTCCTTTCCAGTGAAGAATTAGAAACTGAGGATGAAAGGCTCGTGTATGAATCAGCTATCAACTGGGTCAACTATGACCTGAGTAAGCGTCACTGTTACCTGCCCGAGCTACTGCAGACAGTGAGACTGGCCCTACTGCCAGCCATATACCTGATGGAGAATGTGGCAATGGAAGAACTTATCaccaagcaaaggaaaagcaaagagataGTAGAAGAATCGATACGATGCAAGTTAAAGATCCTACAGAATGATGGAGTGGTCACTAGTTTGTGTGCCAGACCCCGCAAAACCGGCCATTCGCTTTTTCTTCTGGGTGGCCAGACTTTCATGTGTGACAAGCTGTACCTGGTGGACCAAAAGGCGAAGGAGATCATTCCGA
Coding sequences within it:
- the ENC1 gene encoding ectoderm-neural cortex protein 1 translates to MSVSMHENRKSRASTGSINIYLFHKSSYADSVLTHLNLLRQQRLFTDVLLHAGNRSFPCHRAVLAACSRYFEAMFSGGLKESQDSEVNFHNSIHPEVLELLLDYAYSSRVIINEENAESLLEAGDMLEFQDIRDACAEFLEKNLHPTNCLGMLLLSDAHQCTKLYELSWRMCLSNFQSISKSEDFLQLPKDMVVQLLSSEELETEDERLVYESAINWVNYDLSKRHCYLPELLQTVRLALLPAIYLMENVAMEELITKQRKSKEIVEESIRCKLKILQNDGVVTSLCARPRKTGHSLFLLGGQTFMCDKLYLVDQKAKEIIPKADIPSPRKEFSACAIGCKVYITGGRGSENGVSKDVWVYDTLHEEWSKAAPMLVARFGHGSAELKHCLYVVGGHTAATGCLPASPSVSLKQVEQYDPVTNKWTMVAPLREGVSNAAVVSAKLKLFAFGGTSVSHDKLPKVQCYDQCENRWTVPATCPQPWRYTAAAVLGNQIFIMGGDTEFSACSAYKFNSETYQWTKVGDVTAKRMSCHAVASGNKLYVVGGYFGIQRCKTLDCYDPTLDVWNSITTVPYSLIPTAFVSTWKHLPS